The Thiorhodovibrio frisius genome segment CGATTGCGCCCCTCGCACAGCACCACATGGAACCATTGATTGAAACCGCTGCCACCAGAGACGACGATCTCCTCAAAGCGCGCCTGACCATCCTCGAGTTGCACTCCCTGTGTCAGCCGACGCAACACATCATCGGCGACCGGCCCCTGCACCCGCACGGCATATTCGCGCTCAACCGCGTGCGAGGGATGCATCAGGCCATTGGCTAGGGCACCATCGTTGGTCAGCAGCAGCAATCCGGCAGTATTGATGTCGAGCCGCCCGATGGCGATCCAGCGCCCGTCCTGAAGGCCGGGCAGATGCTGAAACACCGTGGTGCGGCCTTCGGGATCGCGTCTGGTGACCACCTCACCCTCAGGCTTGTGATAAGCAATGATGCGCCGGCGCTTAAAGGCATCGCGTTGCAAACGCACCGCGCGCCCGTCGACCATCACCTTGTCACCTGCAACCACGCGCTCGCCGAGTTTCGCCACTCGCCCGTTAATGCGCACCCGCCCGGCCGCGATCCATTCCTCAATGCGCCGCCGCGAGCCCTGCCCCGCCTCAGCCAGCGCCTTTTGCAGGCGCACGCCCGCCTGCGGGCTATGCTCTTCGGCGCTCATGAAGGGAACTCCTCGTTGTCGGTTTCTGGGCTATCCACTTCTGGGTTGTCGGCTTCTGGCTGATCGGCTGGACGGTCATCAGGGTCTGTCTGCTCACCGGCGTCTGTCTGATCGGCGGGCTCTTGCGCATCAGCGACGGGCTCCGGCGGCGTTAGCTCCGCCAGTGCCGGATGCTCGCGCAGCAGGTCAGCCGGCTCACGCAGAGCGGCCAGTGGGGGTAAATCGTTTAGGGATATCAAGCCGAAATAGTCCAGAAAGGTCTTGGTGGTGGTGTAGAGCGCCGGACGCCCCGGCACATCGCGATGGCCGACCACCCGCACCCAGTCGCGCTCTTGCAGGGTGCGGATAATCTGGGTACTGACCGAAACGCCACGAATGTCTTCGATTTCCCCGCGCGTGATGGGTTGGCGGTAGGCGATGAGCGCCAGAGTCTCGAGCAGCGCCCGCGAGTAACGCGTCGGTTTTTCATCCCACAAGCGCGCCACCCGAGGGGCAACCTCGGCGCGCACCTGGATGCGATAGCCACCGGCCACCTGCATCACCTCGATGCCACGCCCGGCATAGTCTTGCTCCAGAGCGCCCAGCGCCGCGAGCACGGCCTCGCGCGGCGGCTGTTCGTCCTCGCCATAGAGTGCCAGCAACCGCTCGACACTGAGCGGGCCGCCAGCGGCCAGCAGGGCACCCTCAACAACCTGTTTAAGATCGGGTTCAGACGCGCTTTTGCAACCAGGCTCAGACCTAGGCTGGAGGTCAAGCACGACATCGGGCCTCGGCGCAAACTC includes the following:
- the rluB gene encoding 23S rRNA pseudouridine(2605) synthase RluB, giving the protein MSAEEHSPQAGVRLQKALAEAGQGSRRRIEEWIAAGRVRINGRVAKLGERVVAGDKVMVDGRAVRLQRDAFKRRRIIAYHKPEGEVVTRRDPEGRTTVFQHLPGLQDGRWIAIGRLDINTAGLLLLTNDGALANGLMHPSHAVEREYAVRVQGPVADDVLRRLTQGVQLEDGQARFEEIVVSGGSGFNQWFHVVLCEGRNREVRRLWEAVGCAVSRLKRVRFGNVILGARPLPRQWRALTEEEESGLLALAGLPASPRPAGRGVGRRPAGAKRTSARAG
- the scpB gene encoding SMC-Scp complex subunit ScpB, translated to MPKMKPDIKSDSEFAPRPDVVLDLQPRSEPGCKSASEPDLKQVVEGALLAAGGPLSVERLLALYGEDEQPPREAVLAALGALEQDYAGRGIEVMQVAGGYRIQVRAEVAPRVARLWDEKPTRYSRALLETLALIAYRQPITRGEIEDIRGVSVSTQIIRTLQERDWVRVVGHRDVPGRPALYTTTKTFLDYFGLISLNDLPPLAALREPADLLREHPALAELTPPEPVADAQEPADQTDAGEQTDPDDRPADQPEADNPEVDSPETDNEEFPS